The Erigeron canadensis isolate Cc75 chromosome 4, C_canadensis_v1, whole genome shotgun sequence genome window below encodes:
- the LOC122594883 gene encoding uncharacterized protein LOC122594883 isoform X2, with amino-acid sequence MPPFPNSRMAFHPPPSFFSLMLNPSATTLKISDEFVTKHLKNKIPKGPIVICSNEGHSWRTKIKKVGENYYFDSGWTNVVKDANFMFGDFVLFTLVEKYKFEMVVYDKNSCERSLPKKVKVVEDDGSSSVDNVAANVHVVNDDDDDDDDDDADDGKQEEDDDAVDIDGDDGDPFFMSTISKAHRTNLRLPDEFVKLAGIEDVRSIMLKNLDGEEWRTDLWPDKVNQSENLYISSGWAKFQQSNDLWEGDECVFKFITSENKILIAKVTKKKRPARQSQPPGECSKTDSVKRKRGRELHAHGRDVDVESEDEYMQMVKRLCGNDEDEEHEDSDEIEEGEGDNDDVDGDEGEEDYEEKDGVDIDGNPYFKITIRNGYKSHLVFPSNFVRLARIEAAGTITLKNLDGEESSMSLRLGKNIQKTYYISLGWAGFRRSNKVAIGDECVFKYIISESKFCLAKVTKKQKSARQPQPSAKLMRTDYVKRKRGRSLHEHGRDINVESEDECMEVMKRLRGNDEDDEHEDSDEDEDEDGKGDNDDVDGDEGEEDYEEKDGVDIDGNPYFKLTIRNGYKSQLRFSTNFVRLARIKAAGTITLKNLDGEESSMSLRLQKSSHPTYYISLGWPAFRRSNKIALGDECVFKYITSESKFCLAKVTKKKKSARQPQPSAELMRTDYVKRKWGRSLHEHGGDMIVESEDECVEVIKRTCGEDNDKDNDEDNYKNICNDINDDDENNDNDGEDEDDRNGDIAGDPFFTPIISRHRTLLLPKEFVGLPGIHAGGTILLKNLKGEEWQIGVLLNKSYKSERYLLSAGWVGFLRSNDISAGEECLLKYIRKENKFCLAKVTKKQRPAWQPQPPVEDIDGNPLFMLIISGESTLRLPEKFVELSGIHADETIKLKNNKGEEWQIGVLLDTLYHKSERYIFSAGWLGFQQSNDLSIGDECIIKFIRKEGKFCLAKVTKKQKQAWSPQLSGQILATKDVKRKRGLPPHEQGGDVDVESEDDCVELVKRPCGEDDNDNDDDNYEDKDNNINDDDNHNHNDDEDEADGGSGGDIDGDPFFASIISRLHTLRLPGEFVGYPGINADGTIMLKNLKGEEWRIGVLLDKTYLKSERYILSAGMLDFMQNNDILVGDECIIKLIKNEGKLCLAKVRKKYSPARQPLPSGEILATTGVVKRNRGQPVEVVTRLCGEDHDEENDCKNDGLDNGINNGKDNDNDGDDNKHGDVGDPSFSMNVSKRPFLVKIE; translated from the exons aTGCCTCCCTTTCCCAATTCAAGAATGGCTTTTCACCCACCTCCCTCTTTCTTCAGTCTCATGCTCAACCCTTCTGCTACTACTCTG aaaatatcaGATGAGTTTGTGACCAAACACTTGAAGAATAAAATCCCAAAAGGCCCAATAGTTATATGTTCAAATGAGGGGCATTCTTGGAGAACAAAGATCAAGAAAGTTGGtgaaaattattattttgacaGTGGATGGACTAATGTTGTCAAAGATGCAAACTTTATGTTTGgggattttgttttgtttacacTTGTTGAGAAATACAAATTTGAGATGGTTGTTTATGATAAAAATAGTTGTGAAAGAAGTTTGCCTAAGAAAGTTAAGGTTGTTGAAGATGATGGTAGCAGTAGTGTTGACAATGTTGCTGCTAATGTTCATGttgttaatgatgatgatgatgatgatgatgatgatgatgcggATGATGGTAAAcaggaagaagatgatgatgctGTTGatattgatggtgatgatggcGATCCTTTCTTTATGTCGACTATCTCGAAAGCTCACAGAACAAATTTG CGACTTCCGGATGAATTTGTAAAGTTGGCCGGAATAGAAGATGTAAGAAGCATAATGTTGAAAAATCTTGATGGAGAAGAATGGCGAACGGACTTGTGGCCAGATAAAGTGAATCAGTcggaaaatttatatatttcatcAGGGTGGGCTAAGTTCCAGCAAAGTAATGACTTATGGGAAGGAGATGAATGTGTTTTTAAGTTCATCACAAGTGAAAATAAGATACTTATAGCAAAAGTCACCAAGAAAAAAAGGCCAGCGAGGCAGTCACAACCACCTGGTGAATGCTCCAAGACTGATAGCGTGAAGAGAAAGAGGGGACGTGAGCTACATGCACATGGTAGAGACGTGGATGTGGAAAGTGAAGATGAGTACATGCAAATGGTGAAGAGATTGTGTGgtaatgatgaagatgaagaacatGAAGATAGTGATGAAATTGAAGAAGGTGAAGGTGataatgatgatgttgatggtGATGAAGGAGAAGAAGATTATGAAGAAAAAGATGGTGTTGATATCGATGGCAATCcttattttaaaataactatccGAAATGGCTACAAAAGTCATCTG GTGTTTCCGTCGAATTTTGTGAGGTTGGCTAGAATAGAAGCTGCAGGAACCATAACATTGAAGAATCTTGACGGGGAAGAGTCGTCAATGAGTTTGCGGTTGGggaaaaatattcaaaaaacaTACTATATTTCATTGGGATGGGCTGGTTTCCGGCGAAGTAATAAAGTAGCAATAGGAGATGAATGTGTATTCAAGTACATCATAAGTGAAAGCAAGTTTTGTCTAGCAAAAGTTACCAAGAAACAAAAGTCAGCGAGGCAGCCACAACCATCTGCTAAATTAATGAGGACTGATTATGTCAAGAGAAAGAGGGGGCGATCGCTGCATGAACACGGTCGAGATATAAATGTGGAAAGTGAAGATGAGTGTATGGAAGTGATGAAGAGATTACGTGGTAATGATGAAGATGACGAACATGAAGAtagtgatgaagatgaagatgaagacgGTAAAGGTGataatgatgatgttgatggtGATGAAGGAGAAGAAGATTATGAAGAAAAAGATGGTGTTGATATCGATGGCAATCCTTATTTTAAGTTAACTATCCGAAATGGCTACAAAAGTCAACTG CGGTTCTCGACGAATTTTGTGAGGTTGGCTAGAATTAAAGCTGCAGGAACCATAACATTGAAGAATCTTGACGGGGAAGAGTCGTCAATGAGTTTGCGGTTGCAGAAAAGTAGTCACCCTACGTACTATATATCATTGGGGTGGCCTGCTTTCCGGCGAAGTAATAAAATAGCATTAGGAGATGAATGTGTATTCAAGTACATCACAAGTGAAAGCAAGTTTTGTCTAGCAAAAGttactaagaaaaaaaaatcagcaAGACAGCCACAACCATCTGCTGAATTAATGAGGACGGATTATGTCAAGAGAAAGTGGGGGCGGTCGCTGCATGAACATGGTGGAGATATGATTGTGGAAAGTGAAGATGAGTGTGTGGAAGTGATAAAGAGAACATGTGGTGAAGATAATGATAAGGATAATGATGAagataattacaaaaatatatgtaatgatataaatgatgatgatgaaaataatgataatgacggtgaagatgaagatgacCGCAATGGCGATATTGCTGGTGATCCTTTCTTTACGCCAATCATCTCAAGACATCGTACTTTG CTGCTTCCGAAGGAATTTGTGGGGTTGCCTGGAATACATGCAGGTGGGACCATATTGTTGAAGAATCTCAAAGGAGAAGAGTGGCAAATTGGCGTGCTGTTGAATAAATCGTATAAATCGGAAAGGTACCTTTTGTCGGCAGGATGGGTTGGATTCCTGCGAAGTAATGATATATCAGCTGGTGAAGAATGCTTACTCAAGTACATCagaaaagaaaataagtttTGTCTGGCAAAAGTCACCAAGAAACAAAGACCAGCATGGCAACCACAACCACCGGTTGAAGACATTGATGGCAATCCTTTATTTATGCTAATTATATCTGGAGAAAGTACTTTG AGGCTCCCGGAGAAATTTGTGGAGTTGTCTGGAATACATGCAGATGAGACCATAAAGTTGAAGAATAATAAAGGAGAAGAGTGGCAAATTGGCGTGCTGTTGGATACACTGTATCATAAATCCGAAAGATATATTTTCTCAGCAGGATGGCTTGGTTTCCAGCAAAGTAATGATTTATCGATTGGTGATGAATGCATTATCAAGTTTATCAGAAAAGAAGGGAAGTTTTGTCTAGCAAAAGTAACCAAGAAACAAAAGCAAGCATGGAGTCCACAGCTATCCGGACAAATACTGGCGACCAAAGATGTCAAGAGAAAGAGGGGCCTGCCGCCACATGAACAGGGTGGAGATGTGGATGTGGAAAGTGAAGATGACTGTGTGGAACTGGTGAAGAGACCATGTGGTgaagatgataatgataatgatgatgataattatgAAGATAAGGATAATAATATAAACGACGAtgataatcataatcataatgatgatgaagatgaagctGATGGAGGCAGTGGTGGCGATATTGATGGCGATCCTTTCTTTGCTTCCATTATTTCTAGACTACATACTTTG CGGCTTCCGGGGGAATTTGTGGGATATCCTGGAATAAATGCAGACGGAACCATAATGTTAAAGAATCTAAAAGGAGAAGAGTGGCGAATTGGCGTGCTGTTGGATAAAACGTATCTGAAATCGGAAAGGTACATTTTGTCGGCCGGAATGCTTGATTTTATgcaaaataatgatatattgGTTGGGGATGAATGCATTATCAAGTTAATCAAAAATGAAGGTAAATTATGCCTAGCAAAAGTCAGAAAGAAATATAGTCCAGCAAGGCAGCCACTGCCATCAGGTGAAATACTGGCGACTACTGGAGTTGTGAAGAGAAATAGGGGGCAGCCGGTGGAAGTGGTAACGAGACTATGCGGTGAAGATCACGATGAAGAAAATGACTGCAAAAATGATGGCCTAGATAACGGTATCAATAATGGcaaagataatgataatgatggtGATGATAACAAGCATGGTGATGTGGGTGATCCTTCTTTTTCAATGAATGTATCTAAAAGGCCTTTTTTGGTAAAGATTGAATGA
- the LOC122594883 gene encoding uncharacterized protein LOC122594883 isoform X1, giving the protein MPPFPNSRMAFHPPPSFFSLMLNPSATTLKISDEFVTKHLKNKIPKGPIVICSNEGHSWRTKIKKVGENYYFDSGWTNVVKDANFMFGDFVLFTLVEKYKFEMVVYDKNSCERSLPKKVKVVEDDGSSSVDNVAANVHVVNDDDDDDDDDDADDGKQEEDDDAVDIDGDDGDPFFMSTISKAHRTNLRLPDEFVKLAGIEDVRSIMLKNLDGEEWRTDLWPDKVNQSENLYISSGWAKFQQSNDLWEGDECVFKFITSENKILIAKVTKKKRPARQSQPPGECSKTDSVKRKRGRELHAHGRDVDVESEDEYMQMVKRLCGNDEDEEHEDSDEIEEGEGDNDDVDGDEGEEDYEEKDGVDIDGNPYFKITIRNGYKSHLRFSTNFVRLARIKAAGTITLKDLDGEESSMSLRLQKSSHPTYYISLGWPAFRRSNKIAIGDECVFKYIISENKFCLAKVTKKQKSARQPQPSAKLVRTDYVKRKRGRSLHENGRDINVESEDECMEVMKRLRANDEDDEHEDSDEDEDGEGDNDDVDGDEGEEDYEEKNGVDTDGNPYFKLTIRNAYKSHLVFPSNFVRLARIEAAGTITLKNLDGEESSMSLRLGKNIQKTYYISLGWAGFRRSNKVAIGDECVFKYIISESKFCLAKVTKKQKSARQPQPSAKLMRTDYVKRKRGRSLHEHGRDINVESEDECMEVMKRLRGNDEDDEHEDSDEDEDEDGKGDNDDVDGDEGEEDYEEKDGVDIDGNPYFKLTIRNGYKSQLRFSTNFVRLARIKAAGTITLKNLDGEESSMSLRLQKSSHPTYYISLGWPAFRRSNKIALGDECVFKYITSESKFCLAKVTKKKKSARQPQPSAELMRTDYVKRKWGRSLHEHGGDMIVESEDECVEVIKRTCGEDNDKDNDEDNYKNICNDINDDDENNDNDGEDEDDRNGDIAGDPFFTPIISRHRTLLLPKEFVGLPGIHAGGTILLKNLKGEEWQIGVLLNKSYKSERYLLSAGWVGFLRSNDISAGEECLLKYIRKENKFCLAKVTKKQRPAWQPQPPVEDIDGNPLFMLIISGESTLRLPEKFVELSGIHADETIKLKNNKGEEWQIGVLLDTLYHKSERYIFSAGWLGFQQSNDLSIGDECIIKFIRKEGKFCLAKVTKKQKQAWSPQLSGQILATKDVKRKRGLPPHEQGGDVDVESEDDCVELVKRPCGEDDNDNDDDNYEDKDNNINDDDNHNHNDDEDEADGGSGGDIDGDPFFASIISRLHTLRLPGEFVGYPGINADGTIMLKNLKGEEWRIGVLLDKTYLKSERYILSAGMLDFMQNNDILVGDECIIKLIKNEGKLCLAKVRKKYSPARQPLPSGEILATTGVVKRNRGQPVEVVTRLCGEDHDEENDCKNDGLDNGINNGKDNDNDGDDNKHGDVGDPSFSMNVSKRPFLVKIE; this is encoded by the exons aTGCCTCCCTTTCCCAATTCAAGAATGGCTTTTCACCCACCTCCCTCTTTCTTCAGTCTCATGCTCAACCCTTCTGCTACTACTCTG aaaatatcaGATGAGTTTGTGACCAAACACTTGAAGAATAAAATCCCAAAAGGCCCAATAGTTATATGTTCAAATGAGGGGCATTCTTGGAGAACAAAGATCAAGAAAGTTGGtgaaaattattattttgacaGTGGATGGACTAATGTTGTCAAAGATGCAAACTTTATGTTTGgggattttgttttgtttacacTTGTTGAGAAATACAAATTTGAGATGGTTGTTTATGATAAAAATAGTTGTGAAAGAAGTTTGCCTAAGAAAGTTAAGGTTGTTGAAGATGATGGTAGCAGTAGTGTTGACAATGTTGCTGCTAATGTTCATGttgttaatgatgatgatgatgatgatgatgatgatgatgcggATGATGGTAAAcaggaagaagatgatgatgctGTTGatattgatggtgatgatggcGATCCTTTCTTTATGTCGACTATCTCGAAAGCTCACAGAACAAATTTG CGACTTCCGGATGAATTTGTAAAGTTGGCCGGAATAGAAGATGTAAGAAGCATAATGTTGAAAAATCTTGATGGAGAAGAATGGCGAACGGACTTGTGGCCAGATAAAGTGAATCAGTcggaaaatttatatatttcatcAGGGTGGGCTAAGTTCCAGCAAAGTAATGACTTATGGGAAGGAGATGAATGTGTTTTTAAGTTCATCACAAGTGAAAATAAGATACTTATAGCAAAAGTCACCAAGAAAAAAAGGCCAGCGAGGCAGTCACAACCACCTGGTGAATGCTCCAAGACTGATAGCGTGAAGAGAAAGAGGGGACGTGAGCTACATGCACATGGTAGAGACGTGGATGTGGAAAGTGAAGATGAGTACATGCAAATGGTGAAGAGATTGTGTGgtaatgatgaagatgaagaacatGAAGATAGTGATGAAATTGAAGAAGGTGAAGGTGataatgatgatgttgatggtGATGAAGGAGAAGAAGATTATGAAGAAAAAGATGGTGTTGATATCGATGGCAATCcttattttaaaataactatccGAAATGGCTACAAAAGTCATCTG CGGTTCTCGACGAATTTTGTGAGGTTGGCTAGAATAAAAGCTGCAGGAACCATAACATTGAAAGATCTTGACGGGGAAGAGTCGTCAATGAGTTTGCGGTTGCAAAAAAGTAGTCACCCTACGTACTATATATCGTTGGGGTGGCCTGCTTTCCGGCGAAGTAATAAAATAGCAATAGGAGATGAATGTGTATTCAAGTACATCATAAGTGAAAACAAGTTTTGTCTAGCAAAAGTTACCAAGAAACAAAAGTCAGCGAGGCAGCCACAACCATCTGCTAAATTAGTGAGGACTGATTATGTCAAGAGAAAGAGGGGGCGGTCACTGCATGAAAACGGTCGAGATATAAATGTGGAAAGTGAAGATGAGTGTATGGAAGTGATGAAGAGATTGCGCGCTAATGATGAAGATGACGAACATGAAGAtagtgatgaagatgaagatggtgaaggtgataatgatgatgttgatggtgatgaaggagaagaagattatgaagaaaaaaatggtGTTGATACCGATGGCAATCCTTATTTTAAGTTAACTATCCGAAATGCCTACAAAAGTCATCTG GTGTTTCCGTCGAATTTTGTGAGGTTGGCTAGAATAGAAGCTGCAGGAACCATAACATTGAAGAATCTTGACGGGGAAGAGTCGTCAATGAGTTTGCGGTTGGggaaaaatattcaaaaaacaTACTATATTTCATTGGGATGGGCTGGTTTCCGGCGAAGTAATAAAGTAGCAATAGGAGATGAATGTGTATTCAAGTACATCATAAGTGAAAGCAAGTTTTGTCTAGCAAAAGTTACCAAGAAACAAAAGTCAGCGAGGCAGCCACAACCATCTGCTAAATTAATGAGGACTGATTATGTCAAGAGAAAGAGGGGGCGATCGCTGCATGAACACGGTCGAGATATAAATGTGGAAAGTGAAGATGAGTGTATGGAAGTGATGAAGAGATTACGTGGTAATGATGAAGATGACGAACATGAAGAtagtgatgaagatgaagatgaagacgGTAAAGGTGataatgatgatgttgatggtGATGAAGGAGAAGAAGATTATGAAGAAAAAGATGGTGTTGATATCGATGGCAATCCTTATTTTAAGTTAACTATCCGAAATGGCTACAAAAGTCAACTG CGGTTCTCGACGAATTTTGTGAGGTTGGCTAGAATTAAAGCTGCAGGAACCATAACATTGAAGAATCTTGACGGGGAAGAGTCGTCAATGAGTTTGCGGTTGCAGAAAAGTAGTCACCCTACGTACTATATATCATTGGGGTGGCCTGCTTTCCGGCGAAGTAATAAAATAGCATTAGGAGATGAATGTGTATTCAAGTACATCACAAGTGAAAGCAAGTTTTGTCTAGCAAAAGttactaagaaaaaaaaatcagcaAGACAGCCACAACCATCTGCTGAATTAATGAGGACGGATTATGTCAAGAGAAAGTGGGGGCGGTCGCTGCATGAACATGGTGGAGATATGATTGTGGAAAGTGAAGATGAGTGTGTGGAAGTGATAAAGAGAACATGTGGTGAAGATAATGATAAGGATAATGATGAagataattacaaaaatatatgtaatgatataaatgatgatgatgaaaataatgataatgacggtgaagatgaagatgacCGCAATGGCGATATTGCTGGTGATCCTTTCTTTACGCCAATCATCTCAAGACATCGTACTTTG CTGCTTCCGAAGGAATTTGTGGGGTTGCCTGGAATACATGCAGGTGGGACCATATTGTTGAAGAATCTCAAAGGAGAAGAGTGGCAAATTGGCGTGCTGTTGAATAAATCGTATAAATCGGAAAGGTACCTTTTGTCGGCAGGATGGGTTGGATTCCTGCGAAGTAATGATATATCAGCTGGTGAAGAATGCTTACTCAAGTACATCagaaaagaaaataagtttTGTCTGGCAAAAGTCACCAAGAAACAAAGACCAGCATGGCAACCACAACCACCGGTTGAAGACATTGATGGCAATCCTTTATTTATGCTAATTATATCTGGAGAAAGTACTTTG AGGCTCCCGGAGAAATTTGTGGAGTTGTCTGGAATACATGCAGATGAGACCATAAAGTTGAAGAATAATAAAGGAGAAGAGTGGCAAATTGGCGTGCTGTTGGATACACTGTATCATAAATCCGAAAGATATATTTTCTCAGCAGGATGGCTTGGTTTCCAGCAAAGTAATGATTTATCGATTGGTGATGAATGCATTATCAAGTTTATCAGAAAAGAAGGGAAGTTTTGTCTAGCAAAAGTAACCAAGAAACAAAAGCAAGCATGGAGTCCACAGCTATCCGGACAAATACTGGCGACCAAAGATGTCAAGAGAAAGAGGGGCCTGCCGCCACATGAACAGGGTGGAGATGTGGATGTGGAAAGTGAAGATGACTGTGTGGAACTGGTGAAGAGACCATGTGGTgaagatgataatgataatgatgatgataattatgAAGATAAGGATAATAATATAAACGACGAtgataatcataatcataatgatgatgaagatgaagctGATGGAGGCAGTGGTGGCGATATTGATGGCGATCCTTTCTTTGCTTCCATTATTTCTAGACTACATACTTTG CGGCTTCCGGGGGAATTTGTGGGATATCCTGGAATAAATGCAGACGGAACCATAATGTTAAAGAATCTAAAAGGAGAAGAGTGGCGAATTGGCGTGCTGTTGGATAAAACGTATCTGAAATCGGAAAGGTACATTTTGTCGGCCGGAATGCTTGATTTTATgcaaaataatgatatattgGTTGGGGATGAATGCATTATCAAGTTAATCAAAAATGAAGGTAAATTATGCCTAGCAAAAGTCAGAAAGAAATATAGTCCAGCAAGGCAGCCACTGCCATCAGGTGAAATACTGGCGACTACTGGAGTTGTGAAGAGAAATAGGGGGCAGCCGGTGGAAGTGGTAACGAGACTATGCGGTGAAGATCACGATGAAGAAAATGACTGCAAAAATGATGGCCTAGATAACGGTATCAATAATGGcaaagataatgataatgatggtGATGATAACAAGCATGGTGATGTGGGTGATCCTTCTTTTTCAATGAATGTATCTAAAAGGCCTTTTTTGGTAAAGATTGAATGA